TAATCGCGTCCTTCATCGGCTCCAGTGCCAGGGCATCCACCGTGGACCCTTAGTATCTTGACCCATCTTTCCTATGCGTCTCCTGTCCGCTCACCCGGCCCGCACCCGGAGGTGTGAGGGGCTTGCTTGAGGAGCGCGGTTATTTCGCGTTTCTCTCGCTCTTTCACGCTCGCTTGTCATGCATCCCGCCTCGCTTGAGGCTCAGAAAAGATACAGGCCACACGTGAATCTGTCAACACCCCACCGGCAGCCGCGCGCCCCGCCACCCACCCACCCCCGGACCACATCAGGAGAATTCACGTCCAGCACGGCAGCTCACCCGCACGGTCCCTGACAGGGCCAGGCGACTGGCAGCGGTGACCGGCACGCCCCGCTGCGCCCTGATACGGACTCCGACAGACGGCCGTCCGTATCAGGGCGCAGCGATCACCGCTCCAGAACCGGCCGTGGGGGCGTGCTAGCCTTCTGGGCATATGCAGCTGAATGTGGTGTTTTTCGCCCGCCTGAAGCGGGAAACCGGCGTCGATCACCTGACCCTGGATGTCCCGGACGGCAGTGACGTGCGCGCGGTGGCCGCCGTGATAGAGGCCCGCTACCAGCTCAGCCTGAAAGGCTGCATGGTCGCCGTGAACGAGGCCTACGCCACGCCGGACACCGTGCTGACCTCCGGCGCGGAGGTCGCGTTCCTGCCGCCCGTGGCCGGCGGGTCAGGCGATCCCGACGCGCAGACCCACTGCGAGATCACGCCCGAGCCGCTGCGCCTCAACACCGCCGACGCCTTCCTGGTCCGTCCGCAGTACGGCGCGCAGGCGTACTTCGTGGGTACCGTCCGCAGTCCCAACCAGGGCCGCACCGTGGAATACATAGAGTACGAGGGCTACGCCCCCATGGCCCGCAAGGTCATGCAGGAAGCCGCCGACGCCGCCCGCGCACAACACGGCGAGCTGCGCGTCTACCTGCAGCACCGCGTGGGCCGCCTGCTGCCCGGTGAGGCCAGCATCCTGATCGGCGTGGCCAGTCCACACCGCCGCGCCGCCCTGGAAGCCTGCGACTTCATCATCGAACACCTGAAAGTCCACGTTCCCGTCTGGAAGCACGAGGCGGACGAGAACGGCCAGCACTGGGTCGACGGACAGACCGCGCACGACACCCTGTAGGCCACCCTGCCGAGGTGTCCTGCCCCGCCTGAACGAGCGGAGCGGGCACCTGCAGGGAACAGCCGATGGAAGCAGGGCCCCGGGGTGTGCGGCGCCCCGGCGTGCAGCCGAAAACCGCGCTCAGGACCGACCGGGGCGCCGCTCCAGGAACACCGGGGACGGCCCGTGCTCCCGCGCGTGCGCCTCGAAGGTCAGGTAGTAACGGCGGGCGAGCAGCACCATCAGCAGCACCACGGCGCCCAGCGCCGCCAGCTGCCACCACCCGCCGGGCCCCAGCAGGCTGTTGAACACGGCGTGCAGCGCCACGCTCAGCAGCAGGCCCCGCGCCACCCAGCCGCGCCCACGCCGCCAGTGCAGGCCGCCCAGCGCGTACCCCTGCGGCGCACTGAACAGCGCGTGCGCCAGGGTGGCCAGCAGCGCGTGCCACGCGCCCGCCCCGCTCCCGAACCCCAGGGTGTAGGTCAGGTTCTCCATCAGTGCGAAACCCAGCGCGGCCGTCACGGCGTAGACCAGACCGTCCATCGGCTCGTCGAAATCCAGCTCCGTGACCGCGGTCGTCGCCGCCACGAACTTGAACCCCTCCTCGATCAGGGCCGTCATGAGGACCATCAGCAGGGAGGCCAGCGGCAACGGCGTGGGCAGCCGCCCCAGACTCGCCTCCAGCGCCGCCGCGATCACCCAGGCCAGCATCCCCCACCCGAACGTGCGGGCCAGCAGCCACAGCGGCTCCGGATGACGGTCGCGGCGCACGAAGAACCACAACCACGCGAACGTCACCACGACCGATGAGAGCAGCGACAGCGGCAGCGCCCAGGTCACGTCTCCCCTCCCCCGCCCCGGTCCTAGCGGACCGCGAGGCCCGCAGTCCGCGCCTGCATCGGGGCGCTCGCCAGGTGCGTCAGGGCCAGGGCCAGGGCGTCGGCCGCGTGATTGTTGAACAGTTCCCGGATGCCCAGGCTGGCCTTGACCATGTAGATCACCTGTTCCTTCTCCGCGCGGCCCGTGCCCACCAGGGAACGCTTGACCTGCATCGGCCCGTAGGTGTGGACCGGCACGCCCGCCTGCGCGCAGGCCAGCTGCACCACCCCGAACGCCTGCCCCACCTTGAATGCCACGTCCGCCTGCTTGCGCAGGATCTGGTCCTCGATCGCCACGGCGTCCGGCCGGTACTCCGCGATCAGGCGGCTGACCTCCCCGTGCAGGTACTGCAGGCGGCGCGGCATGATCCAGGCACTCTCGGTCGTCAGGCACACGTGGTACAGGTGACGGGCCTTGCGGACGTCACCCTCCACTAGCCCGAGGCCTAGGTTCGCGAGTCCGGGGTCGATGCCAAGTACGATCACCTCCCCAGGATACGCGATCGCGCCGCACCGCACAGGAAAAATCCCCGCCAGCGCGGGGACCCGGATTCATACTCCGGTTGAATGGGTTGCAATCTCCTTCAATCCGGGCGGACGCGCAGAGCGGCGGCGCAGAGCGAGCAGCAGAGAAACGCCCCTCCGGGCGTGGCGTTATACGGACTCCGATTGAATGGCCTGTCAAGCCATTCAATCCGGGCTGATACGAGTGGGAGAGAAACGGGTTCCGGACGTGGAGTTGACAGATCGGTGGTGTTCCGATCTGTCAACGAAACAAACGGCAGTCCGTATCAGAGGTTCAGCGGTTCCGTTCGGCCGCGCGGCCCGGCGAGTCCTCGTCCAGCGGGATGTTCGCCATCAGGACCACCATGTCGCCCCGCTGCTCGATCTCCACGGAACTGTTCCCGGTCGGGAAGTACCGCTTGACGACCTCCAGCAGGTCGTTGCGCAGCGCGTCCACCTTGCCGGGCGGAATCTGCGCGCGGTCGTACGCCAGCACCAGTTCCAGACGGTCTTTCAGCGTCTCCTTGCTGCGGCCGCGTTTCATCCAGGAGAACATCTCAGGCCCCCCCGAACAGTCGGCGCAGCGCCGCCAGGAACCCCTTGTCCTCCTCGAACTTCGGGTACGGCACGTCCTCGCCCTTCAGGCGGCGTGCGGTCGCCATGAACGCCTCGCCCGCCTTCGTCTTGCCCAGCACCGCCGGCTCACCGACGTTCGTGGACACGATGATGCCCTCGTCCTCCGGCACGATCCCGATCGGCTTGACCCCCAGGATGTCCAGGATGTCCGCCTCCGAGAGCATGTTCCCGCTCGCCACCATCTTGGGCCGCAGGCGGTTGATGACCAGCCGGATCTCACTGACCTGCTGCGCCTCCAGCAGCCCGATGATGCGGTCCGCGTCACGCACGCTGGACACCTCCGGGTTCACGACCACCAGCGCCCCCTCCGCCGGGGCGGCCGCCGTGCGGAACCCCGACTCGATGCCCGCCGGGGAATCGATCAGGATCCGGTCGAACCCCTCGGTCTCGATCAGGTCCCGCACCACGCCCTTGAACACCTCCGGATCCAGCGCGTCCTTGTCGCGCGTCTGACTGGCCGGCAGCAGGAACAGGTTCTCCACCCGCTTGTCCCGGATCAGCGCCTGAGACATGCGGCACTTGCCTTCCAGCACGTCCACCAGATCGAACACCACCCGCGACTCCAGCCCCATCACCACATCCAGGTTCCGCAGGCCCACATCCACGTCGATGACCGCGACCTTCTCGCCCAGTTTCGCGAGTGCCGCTCCTATGTTCGCGGTGGTCGTGGTTTTACCCACGCCCCCCTTGCCGGACGTGACCACAATAACCTTGGCATTCATGTGCAGGCAGTGTACAGCCCAACCCTGAGAGACGCGCCCGCGAGTGACAGACTGACCGCAGAACAGGTACCTGCTACCGGGCCGGGCGTGTCAAGCGAATCCGAGCCGCATTCCCTTGCAACGCTTGGTAGTTTCCGTGCGGAGGAATCATGAAACTCAACCGCTCTGCCCTGGCCCTGCTCCCACTGACCGCCGCTCTGGCCGCCTGCAACCCCACTCCGACACCTGCCGCGCCGGACCCCATGGCTCCCTTCACCGGTCAGACCCTGGGCTGGGCCGCGTGCGACGCCACCATCCTGGGCAGCGACAACGCCGACCTGTTCAGCGAACTGGGCAGCCGCCTGCAGTGCGCCGACATGACCGTTCCGCAGAACTGGGCCAAACCCGACGCCGGCACGCTGAGCGTCTCGCTGATCCGCGTGGCTGCCAGCGACAGCAAGCAGCGGCAGGGCGCGATCTTCTTCAACCCGGGCGGCCCCGGCGGCGACGGGCTGGCGTTCGCGCCGTTCAACGCCTACTTCTGGGCCAACGGCGACACCAGCACCACGGGCGGCACCAACCTGAAGAAAATGACCGAGCAGTACGACCTGATCGGCTTCTCGCCCCGTGGCGTGGGAGCCAGCAGCCGCCTGTACTGCGGCACCAACGAACTGATCGACCCGATCAACCCGCCCGCCGCCGACCGCAGCGACGCCAACGTGAACCGCATGATCCGCGCCGGGAAACTGGTCGCGCAGGCCTGCCAGAAAAACCCGCTGACGCCCTTTATCAACACTGACGCCACCGCCCGCGACCTGAACCTGGCGCGGCAACTGCTGGGCGACCAGAAACTGAACTACATCGGGTACTCGTACGGCACGTGGCTGGGCTCCTGGTACGCCAAGACCTTCCCCGAACACACCGGGCGGATGCTGCTGGACGGCAACATGTCCTGGAACGAGACCATGCAGGACGCGTTCGGCCTGCAACCCGCCGCCTTCGAACGGGACTTCCGGGACTCTGCCGCGCCGTACCTGGCCCGCCAGAACGCCCTGCTCGGCCTGGGCGATACCGGCGAGAAGGTGTACGCCGCGCAGAACGCCCTGAGCGAACCGCTGCGCAGCATCACCGCCAACAGCACCGCGGGGCTGATGTACAGCCGCGATCAACTGCCGTTCATCGGCCTGGTCCTGAAACCGGCCGTGGTGGTCGACGGCCTGATCCGCACGCACCCGGACGCCGACCTGTTCGACCTGCTGAACCTCAGCACCCAGCAGACGTACTTCCCGGACCCCCAGCTGAACGAGACGGGCGTGCAGCTTGCGCAGACCCTGCTGTTCATGCGGGACGACCTCCTGAACGCGCAGCCCGGCCCTGCCGAACTGGGCAGCTTCGAATCGACCTTCACGGCCATCACCTGCAACGACACCGCCTGGAAGTCCGACCTGAGCGCCGCCCGCACCCTGGACGACCGCGAAGCGCGCGGCTACCCCCTGATCGGGGGCGCGTCGGTCAGCAACCCCTGCCTGCAGTGGAAGGGCGGCCCCAGCGTCCAGCAGCCCAAACTGCCTGCGAACATGCCGCCCGTCCTGATGCTCCAGAACGAACTGGACCCGGCCACGCCGCAGGAAGGCGCGCTGCGCGCCCTGAACAGCACGCCCAGCGCCCGCATGATCTTCATTGACGACGAACCCCAGCACGCCGCGTTCCCGTACGGCACCGCCTGCGTGGACACGCCCATCACCGAGTACTTCCTGACCGGCAAGATGCCCGGCGACAAGCTGACCAACTGCAGCGCCCTGCCGCTGCCCGGCGAGAACGCCGTTGTGCCCGTCAAGACACTCAACGTGCAGAACGGCGCGCTGTGCGTGGCCACGCCCACCCTGAGCGTCCAGTCCCTGCGGGAGCAGCGTGTCTCGTACGCCCGCGACGAGGCCCGCCGCATCATCGAACGGGACGCGCAGCGCATCTTCACCGCGCAGGGTGCCTACGGCCTGCAGGTCAAGCCGCTGACCGTGACCACCTGCCGCTGAGCCCCTCCTGGGTCCCTCTTCCGGGGTGATCCTGTAATCCAGTGCGTCGCCCCGCGCAGCCCGTCCCTGTAGAGTGGCGGGCTGAACCTCTGTGCCCCCGGGGTGCTGGGTGCGGCGCAAGGGAAGGAGTAGATGATGACGGAAGGCAACAGTCCCGCTGTGGCGGGCGCGAAACGGGTGGGGTTCATCAGTCTGGGGTGCCCGAAGGCGCTGGTGGACAGCGAGCGGATTCTGACGCAGCTGCGGTTCGAGGGCTACGAGGTGGCGGCCAGTTACGAGAACGCGGACGCGGTGATCGTGAACACGTGCGGGTTCATCACGCCGGCCGTCGAGGAGTCCCTGAGCGCAATCGGTGAGGCGCTGGAGGCGACGGGGAAGGTCATCGTGACCGGGTGCCTGGGCGAGCGGCCGGAGAAGATCATGGAGCGGCACCCGAAGGTCGCGGCGATCACGGGCAGCGAGGCGGTGGATGACGTGATGGGTCACGTGCGCACGCTGCTGCCCATCGAGACGGACGCCTTCACGGGGCTGCTGCCGGTGGCGGCGCCGGGCACGCGGGCGGACGCGGCGCAGCCGCAGCGGGAGGACACCCGGCACGGGGACGTGTTCGCGCCGAGCGTGAAGCTGACGCCGAAGCACTACGCGTACGTGAAGATCGCGGAGGGCTGCAACCACACGTGTTCGTTCTGCATCATTCCGAAGTTGCGCGGCTTGCAGGTGTCCCGTGACGCCGGGTCGGTGCTGTACGAGGCGTACCGCCTGATCGCGGGCGGCACGAAGGAACTGATGATCATCTCGCAGGACACGAGTGCGTACGGGGTGGACGTCCGCTACCGCGAGAGCGAATTCCAGGGTGAGCAGGTCCGCGCGCACCTGACGGACCTGGCCGTGAAACTGGGCGAGATGGGCGCGTGGGTGCGGATGCATTACGTGTACCCGTACCCGCACGTGGAGAAGATCGTGGAACTGATGGCCCAGGGCAAGATCCTGCCGTACCTGGACGTGCCGCTGCAGCACGCCAGTCCGAAGATCCTGCGGTCCATGCGCCGCCCCGGTGCGGGCAAGCAGCTGGACACCATCCGCCGCTGGCGGGAGATCTGCCCGGAACTCGTGATCCGCTCCACGTTCATCGTGGGCTTCCCCGGTGAGACGGAGGCGGACTTCCAGGAGTTGCTGCAGTTCCTGGAGGACGCCCGCCTGGACCGCGTGGGCGCGTTCACGTACAGCGACGTGGACGAGGCCGACGCGAACAAGCTGGAGGGCGCCGTGCCGCAGGACGTGAAGGAGGAGCGCCTGAGCCGCTTCATGGAGGTCGCGCAGCGCATCAGCGCCGAGCGGCTGGCCGAGAAGGTCGGCACGGTCATGGACGTGATCGTGGACGAGTTCAACGACGACGAGGACGACGCGCCGGGCACGAAACTGATCGGCCGGACGAAGGGGGACGCGCCGGGCATCGACGGGCAGGTGTACCTGTTCGCCGGTGACTTCGCCGGAACCGTGAAGATCGGGGACATCGTGCGCGTACGGATCGAGGACAGCGACGAGTACGACCTGTACGGCGAGGTCGTGGAGACGCCCGCCTGGAAGCCCAACGTGCCGCAGCTGGGGCATTTCGGGAAGCACTGATCAGACTCCGATGGAATGGTTTGCGAACCATTCCATCCGAGCGAAGCGAGTGGGAGCAACGCGGGTTCCGGACGTGGAGTTGGCAGATCGGTGCCCTTCCGATCTGTCAACGCAACAGACGGAATCCGTAGGGCGCAGCGGTCACTGATGGGTGGCGGGTGTCCTGGGAACGGGGCGCCCGCCATTCCCCTGCCTGAAAGCTCACGTGCGTGCGTGCCAGACTGGGTGCATGGTTCGCCTGTACTTCAACCGCTCGGGGCGGCAGCCTTCGACGTGGCTGCTGGACGTGCCGATCTTCACGGTCTGCCCGGCGTGCGGGTTCGTGCCGCACGAGGCGCGGCGGTACGTGGGGAGCCGGTACGGGCACGTGGGCGGCTTCACCTGCGGGGGGTGCGGGGCGCGCGTGACGATCCTGGACGGTGACTGCCGCCCCCCGGTGCGGTTCGTGGCGGACGTGCCGGGGAAACCCACGCGGTCGTTCGTGTTCGAGGACGTGTACCGCCTGAACTGGGTGGACCTGACGCGCGCCGGGACGCTGACCCGCACACTGCTGATCCCGCCGGGCGGGAAGGGGGACGTGGAGTTCGAGGCGGCGCTGGCCGCCGTGCAGGGCGAGGTGGCCCGCCTGGACCTTCCGCTCGTCCCGGCCCCGCTGCCTGAGGGGGTGTCCTGGGTGCCGGAGCCGTTGCGGGCGTGGCTGGACGCGCTGTTCACGCTGGACGGCCCCCCGGCCGGGTAGGGGCCGGGCAGGTGAAGGCAAGACGTCTGTGAGAGTTGTTGCCTACACTGCCGGGGTGACCCCTGACGTCCTCCTGGTGATCTTCGCTGCCCTGCTCGGCCTGCTGGTCGGGTCGTTCTCGAACGTGCTGATCTGGCGCCTGCCGCGCGGCGAGAGTATCGCCTTCCCGCCCAGTCACTGCCCCAACTGCGACCACCGCCTGGGCGTCATCGATCTGGTGCCCGTGCTGTCGTGGTTGAGTCTGGGCGGGAAGTGCCGGTACTGCCGGGCCCCCATCAAGGCGCGTTACCCGGTCGTGGAACTGCTGACCGGGCTGGGGTACGGCGTGATCGCCGCATTGTTCCCGCCGCTGGTGGTCGGGTGGGGCGCGCTGGGGCTGATGGTGCTGTTCACGATCCTGCTGGTCGGAAGTGCCATCGACCTGGACACGTACACCATCCCGGACGAGCTGACCCTGCCGGGCACGGCGCTGGGCATCCTGTTCGGCTTCCTGAACGGGCGTGCGGGCGCCGAGGGCCTGCCGGACCTGGCGGGCGCGGTGCAGGGCGCGCTGCTGGGTGCGGGTCTGGTCGTGGCGATCAACCAGTTCGGGTCGTGGGTGCTGCGCCGCTTCCGGGAGCGCTCCTTCCCGGAAGCGCCCATCGGGTACCAGCAGATCAGTCTGGCGTTGCTGGCCGGGGCGTGGCTGGGGCCGTGGTGGGGCCTGGGCGCGGCGCTGCTGTCGGCGGGCGTGAACGTGGCGGCCCGGCGCGTGGTGCGCGTGCCGGAACTGCTGACGCTGGGCGGCCTGCTGGTCAGCGTGGTGCTGGGCAGCGCCGGGTACGGCCCGGGCATGATCCTGATGGTGCAGGGCGCGCTGGCCGCGGCGGGCGCCACGTCACTGGTGGCGGGCGTCTACTGGTGGCTGAAGTACCGTGGGCAGAGCGCAGACGACGGCGCCGACGAACCGGCAGACGCGAGCGCCATGGGCTTCGGGGACGTGAAGCTGGCCGCCGTGATCGGCGCGTTCCTGGGCTGGGAGCGGCTGCTGCTGACGCTGGTCGTCGCGGTGTTCGCCGGGGCGCTGTACGGCGTGGCGCAGCTCGCCATGAAACGCGAGAACCGCGTGAAGTTCGGGCCGTTCCTGGCGGTCGGTGCGCTGGTCGCCCTGATCTGGGGCGCGCAGATCATCGAGGGGTACCGGGGCAGCCTGGGGCTGTAAGAAGGGTCAAGGGCCGACAGCAAATGGCAGATGGCAGGGGTTCCGTGACCGGACCTCTGCCATCTGCCTTCTGCCTCACGCTGTCTACATCCGGACGGCCGTGCAGGTCACGCCAGCGTCGGCGGGGGCGCCCGTGGCGTCCTTGGCGGTGTGGATGTTGAAGTACGTGGCGTTCATGACGTCGGCCGCGGCGACGCCGCCCATCAGGGTGAGCATGCCCATGGCGTCGCTCCGGCCGACCAGGGCGCTGCTCATGATGGGTGCGCCGCCGCTGCTGCACGGATCGGCGCTGGCCGCGCCCTGCAGGTGGTAGTGGGCGACGTAGTAGGTGTTCGGGGCGAGGCCCATGACCCGCGCGGTCGTCATGACCATCATGCCGTCTTTCTTCACGTCGACCATGCCGCTGGAATTCAGGGCGCCGCCGGCGGGCTGCCTGGCGAGGCTGTAGGTCAT
This genomic interval from Deinococcus depolymerans contains the following:
- the moaD gene encoding molybdopterin converting factor subunit 1, with protein sequence MQLNVVFFARLKRETGVDHLTLDVPDGSDVRAVAAVIEARYQLSLKGCMVAVNEAYATPDTVLTSGAEVAFLPPVAGGSGDPDAQTHCEITPEPLRLNTADAFLVRPQYGAQAYFVGTVRSPNQGRTVEYIEYEGYAPMARKVMQEAADAARAQHGELRVYLQHRVGRLLPGEASILIGVASPHRRAALEACDFIIEHLKVHVPVWKHEADENGQHWVDGQTAHDTL
- a CDS encoding PrsW family intramembrane metalloprotease; protein product: MTWALPLSLLSSVVVTFAWLWFFVRRDRHPEPLWLLARTFGWGMLAWVIAAALEASLGRLPTPLPLASLLMVLMTALIEEGFKFVAATTAVTELDFDEPMDGLVYAVTAALGFALMENLTYTLGFGSGAGAWHALLATLAHALFSAPQGYALGGLHWRRGRGWVARGLLLSVALHAVFNSLLGPGGWWQLAALGAVVLLMVLLARRYYLTFEAHAREHGPSPVFLERRPGRS
- the ruvC gene encoding crossover junction endodeoxyribonuclease RuvC, which produces MIVLGIDPGLANLGLGLVEGDVRKARHLYHVCLTTESAWIMPRRLQYLHGEVSRLIAEYRPDAVAIEDQILRKQADVAFKVGQAFGVVQLACAQAGVPVHTYGPMQVKRSLVGTGRAEKEQVIYMVKASLGIRELFNNHAADALALALTHLASAPMQARTAGLAVR
- the minE gene encoding cell division topological specificity factor MinE, producing the protein MFSWMKRGRSKETLKDRLELVLAYDRAQIPPGKVDALRNDLLEVVKRYFPTGNSSVEIEQRGDMVVLMANIPLDEDSPGRAAERNR
- the minD gene encoding septum site-determining protein MinD, with the protein product MNAKVIVVTSGKGGVGKTTTTANIGAALAKLGEKVAVIDVDVGLRNLDVVMGLESRVVFDLVDVLEGKCRMSQALIRDKRVENLFLLPASQTRDKDALDPEVFKGVVRDLIETEGFDRILIDSPAGIESGFRTAAAPAEGALVVVNPEVSSVRDADRIIGLLEAQQVSEIRLVINRLRPKMVASGNMLSEADILDILGVKPIGIVPEDEGIIVSTNVGEPAVLGKTKAGEAFMATARRLKGEDVPYPKFEEDKGFLAALRRLFGGA
- a CDS encoding alpha/beta fold hydrolase, which produces MKLNRSALALLPLTAALAACNPTPTPAAPDPMAPFTGQTLGWAACDATILGSDNADLFSELGSRLQCADMTVPQNWAKPDAGTLSVSLIRVAASDSKQRQGAIFFNPGGPGGDGLAFAPFNAYFWANGDTSTTGGTNLKKMTEQYDLIGFSPRGVGASSRLYCGTNELIDPINPPAADRSDANVNRMIRAGKLVAQACQKNPLTPFINTDATARDLNLARQLLGDQKLNYIGYSYGTWLGSWYAKTFPEHTGRMLLDGNMSWNETMQDAFGLQPAAFERDFRDSAAPYLARQNALLGLGDTGEKVYAAQNALSEPLRSITANSTAGLMYSRDQLPFIGLVLKPAVVVDGLIRTHPDADLFDLLNLSTQQTYFPDPQLNETGVQLAQTLLFMRDDLLNAQPGPAELGSFESTFTAITCNDTAWKSDLSAARTLDDREARGYPLIGGASVSNPCLQWKGGPSVQQPKLPANMPPVLMLQNELDPATPQEGALRALNSTPSARMIFIDDEPQHAAFPYGTACVDTPITEYFLTGKMPGDKLTNCSALPLPGENAVVPVKTLNVQNGALCVATPTLSVQSLREQRVSYARDEARRIIERDAQRIFTAQGAYGLQVKPLTVTTCR
- the rimO gene encoding 30S ribosomal protein S12 methylthiotransferase RimO, with protein sequence MMTEGNSPAVAGAKRVGFISLGCPKALVDSERILTQLRFEGYEVAASYENADAVIVNTCGFITPAVEESLSAIGEALEATGKVIVTGCLGERPEKIMERHPKVAAITGSEAVDDVMGHVRTLLPIETDAFTGLLPVAAPGTRADAAQPQREDTRHGDVFAPSVKLTPKHYAYVKIAEGCNHTCSFCIIPKLRGLQVSRDAGSVLYEAYRLIAGGTKELMIISQDTSAYGVDVRYRESEFQGEQVRAHLTDLAVKLGEMGAWVRMHYVYPYPHVEKIVELMAQGKILPYLDVPLQHASPKILRSMRRPGAGKQLDTIRRWREICPELVIRSTFIVGFPGETEADFQELLQFLEDARLDRVGAFTYSDVDEADANKLEGAVPQDVKEERLSRFMEVAQRISAERLAEKVGTVMDVIVDEFNDDEDDAPGTKLIGRTKGDAPGIDGQVYLFAGDFAGTVKIGDIVRVRIEDSDEYDLYGEVVETPAWKPNVPQLGHFGKH
- a CDS encoding prepilin peptidase, coding for MTPDVLLVIFAALLGLLVGSFSNVLIWRLPRGESIAFPPSHCPNCDHRLGVIDLVPVLSWLSLGGKCRYCRAPIKARYPVVELLTGLGYGVIAALFPPLVVGWGALGLMVLFTILLVGSAIDLDTYTIPDELTLPGTALGILFGFLNGRAGAEGLPDLAGAVQGALLGAGLVVAINQFGSWVLRRFRERSFPEAPIGYQQISLALLAGAWLGPWWGLGAALLSAGVNVAARRVVRVPELLTLGGLLVSVVLGSAGYGPGMILMVQGALAAAGATSLVAGVYWWLKYRGQSADDGADEPADASAMGFGDVKLAAVIGAFLGWERLLLTLVVAVFAGALYGVAQLAMKRENRVKFGPFLAVGALVALIWGAQIIEGYRGSLGL
- a CDS encoding superoxide dismutase, with protein sequence MNVTRLLLGSALALTLGSCAMMAPAMTYSLARQPAGGALNSSGMVDVKKDGMMVMTTARVMGLAPNTYYVAHYHLQGAASADPCSSGGAPIMSSALVGRSDAMGMLTLMGGVAAADVMNATYFNIHTAKDATGAPADAGVTCTAVRM